A stretch of the Enoplosus armatus isolate fEnoArm2 chromosome 13, fEnoArm2.hap1, whole genome shotgun sequence genome encodes the following:
- the bicdl2 gene encoding BICD family-like cargo adapter 2 isoform X2 has protein sequence MFTRRKNSLPSPSLEDSFFPLSSSSSVSLSFALPSSSSSPGSSDSGGGIETDLILAAELGQALLEKSEELAASLEQRERELEALQQEKHVLQRKLEMNELTSGQREAELTADIAALRAEMERHHSQGRDRRRDEGEQLTQLANHNQRLVEQLAEAVTLEHSLRIELRSLREEMEESSFSRNINFTQLENIQAENRVLLERLSHMEAQLKASQEQSDRVRMERERLRDRLSELQTKLREKEAEAKEALLAHSTVLQARDEEIQALREELQSQQEELESLREEVKPFRSSPGKPSYSSLESELATVRQEKDTLTQQLLNTIKHKVALSQELDAWQEDMRLVINQQVQQREEERQREKQRDRDNTVGLQRSKSLRVKGEGGKGFFSSFFKDK, from the exons ATGTTCACCCGCAGGAAAAACAGTCTTCCGTCCCCGAGCCTGGAAGactccttcttccctctctcctcatcctcctcagtCTCACTCTCCTTTGCTCTCCCCtcgtcctcatcctctcctGGCAGCAGTGACAGCGGAGGAGGGATAGAGACAGATCTGATACTAGCTGCAGAGCTGGGACAGGCTTTACTGGAGAAGAGTGAGGAGCTGGCAGCCTCtctggagcagagggagagggagctggag GCTTTACAGCAGGAGAAGCATGTTCTTCAGAGGAAGCTGGAGATGAATGAACTGACATCtggacagagggaggcagagctGACTGCAGATATAGCTGCCTTGAGGGCTGAGATGGAGCGACATCACAGCCAGGGGCGCGACCGGCGAAGGGATGAGGGTGAACAGCTGACTCAGTTAGCCAATCATAACCAACGTTTGGTGGAGCAACTGGCAGAG GCTGTGACACTGGAGCACTCCTTGAGAATTGAGCTTCGTTCCCTCAGAGAAGAGATGGAAGAATCATCTTTCAGCCGAAATATCAACTTCACACAATTAGAGAACATACAAGCAGAG AACAGAGTTTTGCTGGAGCGGCTGTCGCACATGGAGGCACAACTGAAAGCTTCACAGGAGCAGAGCGACAGAGTCCgcatggagagggagagactgagagacagactgtcaGAGCTCCAAACGAAACTTAGAGAGAAAGAAGCCGAG GCTAAAGAGGCTCTTCTAGCTCACTCCACAGTCCTGCAAGCAAGAGATGAAGAGATACAAGCGCTCAGGGAGGAG CTGCAATCTCAACAAGAAGAGCTGGAGTCTTTGAGGGAGGAAGTCAAGCCATTTAGAAGCAGTCCTGGAAAGCCAAGCTACAG CTCCTTAGAGAGTGAACTGGCCACAGTGCGTCAGGAGAAAGATACACTAACTCAGCAGCTTCTCAACACCATCAAACACAAGGTGGCCCTGTCTCAAGAGCTGGATGCCTGGCAG GAGGACATGCGGTTGGTGATCAATCAACAGGTGCagcaaagggaggaggagagacagagggaaaaacagcgagacagagacaacaCAGTAGGACTCCAAAGAAGCAAGTCTTTGAGAGtaaagggagaaggagggaaaggattcttctcttcttttttcaaAGACAAATGA
- the bicdl2 gene encoding BICD family-like cargo adapter 2 isoform X1: MFTRRKNSLPSPSLEDSFFPLSSSSSVSLSFALPSSSSSPGSSDSGGGIETDLILAAELGQALLEKSEELAASLEQRERELEALQQEKHVLQRKLEMNELTSGQREAELTADIAALRAEMERHHSQGRDRRRDEGEQLTQLANHNQRLVEQLAEAVTLEHSLRIELRSLREEMEESSFSRNINFTQLENIQAENRVLLERLSHMEAQLKASQEQSDRVRMERERLRDRLSELQTKLREKEAEMEQEQGVVFELRTVNHSLQQKALNLGEESILDSSHTQPLSLLSEIQQSQAKEALLAHSTVLQARDEEIQALREELQSQQEELESLREEVKPFRSSPGKPSYSSLESELATVRQEKDTLTQQLLNTIKHKVALSQELDAWQEDMRLVINQQVQQREEERQREKQRDRDNTVGLQRSKSLRVKGEGGKGFFSSFFKDK; this comes from the exons ATGTTCACCCGCAGGAAAAACAGTCTTCCGTCCCCGAGCCTGGAAGactccttcttccctctctcctcatcctcctcagtCTCACTCTCCTTTGCTCTCCCCtcgtcctcatcctctcctGGCAGCAGTGACAGCGGAGGAGGGATAGAGACAGATCTGATACTAGCTGCAGAGCTGGGACAGGCTTTACTGGAGAAGAGTGAGGAGCTGGCAGCCTCtctggagcagagggagagggagctggag GCTTTACAGCAGGAGAAGCATGTTCTTCAGAGGAAGCTGGAGATGAATGAACTGACATCtggacagagggaggcagagctGACTGCAGATATAGCTGCCTTGAGGGCTGAGATGGAGCGACATCACAGCCAGGGGCGCGACCGGCGAAGGGATGAGGGTGAACAGCTGACTCAGTTAGCCAATCATAACCAACGTTTGGTGGAGCAACTGGCAGAG GCTGTGACACTGGAGCACTCCTTGAGAATTGAGCTTCGTTCCCTCAGAGAAGAGATGGAAGAATCATCTTTCAGCCGAAATATCAACTTCACACAATTAGAGAACATACAAGCAGAG AACAGAGTTTTGCTGGAGCGGCTGTCGCACATGGAGGCACAACTGAAAGCTTCACAGGAGCAGAGCGACAGAGTCCgcatggagagggagagactgagagacagactgtcaGAGCTCCAAACGAAACTTAGAGAGAAAGAAGCCGAG atGGAGCAGGAGCAGGGAGTGGTGTTTGAGTTGCGAACCGTGAATCACTCTCTACAGCAGAAAGCTCTGAACCTGGGGGAAGAGAGCATTCTGGACAGTAGCCACACACAACCTTTGTCGCTGCTTAGTGAAATTCAGCAAtcgcag GCTAAAGAGGCTCTTCTAGCTCACTCCACAGTCCTGCAAGCAAGAGATGAAGAGATACAAGCGCTCAGGGAGGAG CTGCAATCTCAACAAGAAGAGCTGGAGTCTTTGAGGGAGGAAGTCAAGCCATTTAGAAGCAGTCCTGGAAAGCCAAGCTACAG CTCCTTAGAGAGTGAACTGGCCACAGTGCGTCAGGAGAAAGATACACTAACTCAGCAGCTTCTCAACACCATCAAACACAAGGTGGCCCTGTCTCAAGAGCTGGATGCCTGGCAG GAGGACATGCGGTTGGTGATCAATCAACAGGTGCagcaaagggaggaggagagacagagggaaaaacagcgagacagagacaacaCAGTAGGACTCCAAAGAAGCAAGTCTTTGAGAGtaaagggagaaggagggaaaggattcttctcttcttttttcaaAGACAAATGA
- the fdxacb1 gene encoding ferredoxin-fold anticodon-binding domain-containing protein 1, whose amino-acid sequence MSPSRSILLVGEGNFSFSASESQLYSETETSITATCLQRQKEALRHEGAASNIQIIKDSGGAVLFEVDCRKLGECAPLQGRVFDRVVFNFPHCGRKSGVKKNRELLKNFFLSCVQVLAEDGEVHVSLCNGQGGTPADHPKREWHNSWQVAAMAAEAHLILTDVHPFENEKYQNYKCTGYRSQDKGFHVEKALLHVFTRSLPYTPAQIVKVEEAFEGETVQYNIPAELSDYIFRGFLCSGSVHPVRLVQDFILQGLAEKWSVSMTTETIPFLLTAKQLQMCCRAVESTHCYWIRLLQKDLNSDAHTSTDKAKDLLTCTETQDTLSTRCCTSDKVDRVRRKGAEGLRSACSLDVDPEGESGLYILRPSLLPHFEELLTKKEELINNAGSLGENEGNNKSVEVEGQKKEGPCGGSNGVTNLLFGISGLVFRNVPVNLWALPAFHELLLRGVFPSECEPMKLLGQRLETLLAPYGVSVVTEQGGLRLMAQPMGLVGRVFASKARDKISHVSITVSLNLDLLAVLLFSLPDWRLLWSHDPRFLKQFAPSPSPGKPFHPFSLFPEHFSFDISFWTGPTWEERKFHAVVREASHGTVDQVKLIDTFSHPDLSQTSYCYRLTYHSHTHALSHTRALQFHQHLQSFLTSQLQVTIR is encoded by the exons ATGTCTCCTTCACGGTCCATATTGCTGGTGGGAGAAGGGAACttctcattttctgcctctgagAGCCAGTTATACTCTGAAACAGAGACCAGCATAACAGCCACTTGCCTGCAGCGTCAGAAGGAGGCACTGCGGCATGAAGGTGCAGCCAGTAACATTCAGATCATCAAGGACTCAG GTGGAGCGGTGCTTTTTGAGGTGGACTGCAGAAAGCTGGGGGAATGTGCCCCTCTTCAGGGCCGTGTATTTGACCGTGTGGTGTTTAACTTTCCTCACTGTGGGAGAAAGAGTGGGGTTAAAAAGAACAGAGAACTTCTCAAAAACTTCTTCCTCAG TTGTGTGCAGGTGTTGGCTGAAGACGGTGAGGTTCATGTTTCCTTGTGCAACGGACAGGGTGGGACACCAGCGGACCACCCGAAGCGAGAGTGGCACAACAGCTGGCAGGTGGCTGCCATGGCAGCAGAGGCACACCTAATCCTTACTGATGTCCATCcttttgaaaatgagaaatatcAGAACTACAAGTGCACTGGATACAG GAGCCAGGATAAGGGCTTTCATGTGGAGAAAGCTTTGCTCCATGTGTTTACTCGCAGCCTCCCCTACACCCCTGCTCAGATAGTTAAAGTGGAGGAGGCTTTTGAAGGGGAGACAGTCCAGTACAACATACCAGCCGAGCTCAGTGATTACATATTCAG GGGATTTCTCTGCTCGGGTTCTGTCCACCCTGTCAGGTTGGTGCAAGATTTTATTCTCCAAGGACTGGCAGAGAAGTGGTCAGTCTCCATGACGACAGAGACCATTCCCTTCCTCCTCACGGCCAAACAGCTGCAGATGTGCTGCCGTGCCGTTGAAAGTACACACTGCTACTGGATCCGCCTGCTTCAGAAAGACCTCAACTCTGACGCTCATACCTCTACAGACAAAGCAAAAGATTTGCTGAcctgcacagagacacaagacACTCTGTCAACCAGATGTTGTACCTCAGATAAAGTGGACAGGGTGAGGCGCAAAGGAGCTGAGGGCTTAAGGTCTGCATGCTCTCTTGATGTTGATCCTGAAGGGGAAAGTGGTCTTTATATACTGCGTCCATCACTGCTCCCTCATTTTGAAGAGCttctaacaaaaaaagaagagttgATTAACAATGCAGGGAGTCTTGGGGAGAATGAGGGGAATAATAAAAGTGTTGAAGTTGAAGGACAAAAGAAGGAGGGGCCCTGTGGGGGCTCTAATGGTGTTACCAACTTGTTATTTGGCATTAGTGGCCTGGTGTTCAGGAATGTGCCCGTCAACCTTTGGGCTCTGCCTGCCTTTCATGAGCTTCTCCTCAGAGGTGTTTTCCCTTCAGAATGTGAGCCAATGAAATTGCTTGGACAAAGGCTGGAAACGCTGCTCGCTCCCTACGGGGTCTCTGTAGTCACAGAACAAGGAGGTCTGCGTCTGATGGCACAGCCAATGGGTTTGGTTGGAAGAGTGTTTGCAAGCAAAGCAAGAGACAAGATTAGCCATGTGAGCATCACTGTGTCCCTAAATTTGGACCTCCTCGCCGTCCTCCTGTTCTCACTTCCCGACTGGCGGCTGCTGTGGTCACATGACCCACgctttttaaaacagtttgCACCCAGCCCATCACCAGGCAAACCTTTCCACCCATTTTCCCTGTTTCCTGAGCACTTCAGCTTTGACATCAGCTTCTGGACAGGGCCGAcgtgggaggagaggaagttCCACGCTGTGGTCCGAGAGGCCAGTCACGGGACCGTGGACCAAGTTAAACTCATCGATACGTTCTCACATCCTGACCTGAGCCAGACCAGTTACTGCTACAGACTCACctaccactcacacacacatgctctgtcacacacacgAGCCCTCCAATTTCATCAACACCTGCAATCCTTTCTTACCTCTCAGTTACAAGTCACCATCAGGTAG
- the LOC139295671 gene encoding alpha-crystallin B chain-like codes for MDIPIQYPWYRRAFPHRLSDLALAEPLTDWPLIWPMPWSFPWMRPLFMRWFNWADNGHSEMRIEKDRYVICLDVKHFSPDELSVSVSDEFITIHARHEDRQDDHGFVSREFLRKYRLPAGVSGADVTSSLTFDGVLTITAPRSSPGLERTIPVSCEDGTPKQKM; via the exons ATGGATATCCCCATCCAGTATCCCTGGTACCGTCGGGCCTTCCCTCATCGGCTATCTGACCTCGCCTTGGCAGAACCTCTCACTGATTGGCCACTAATCTGGCCCATGCCCTGGTCCTTCCCCTGGATGCGTCCTTTGTTCATGCGCTGGTTCAACTGGGCTGACAATGGACACAGTGAG ATGCGCATTGAAAAGGACCGCTACGTCATTTGTCTGGATGTGAAGCATTTCTCACCTGACgagctgtctgtcagtgtcagtgacgAGTTCATCACAATACACGCCAGGCACGAAGACAGACAG GACGACCACGGCTTTGTGTCAAGAGAGTTTCTGAGGAAGTACCGGCTCCCTGCTGGCGTGTCAGGTGCTGACGTCACCTCCAGTCTGACGTTTGATGGTGTGCTCACAATCACTGCGCCTCGGTCATCTCCCGGCTTAGAGCGCACTATTCCTGTTTCCTGTGAGGATGGAACACCGAAACAGAAAATGTAG
- the mia gene encoding LOW QUALITY PROTEIN: melanoma-derived growth regulatory protein (The sequence of the model RefSeq protein was modified relative to this genomic sequence to represent the inferred CDS: inserted 1 base in 1 codon), with translation MYEVGGGRESRKRDGHHCTSFSERRKGNKKPTRLSPSVKQXPLDHLVCSHTDMPCKLWLALSVWLLLPTSEAGRQMPKLADKKLCADAECSHPILIARALQDYYPGDCRFIPIRQGQLIYVYAMLKDRGNLFWAGSVQDSYYGQQEARIGHFPSSVVEETHPLMPASTEVKTTKWDFYCY, from the exons atgtaTGAGGTAGGGGGAGGTAGGGAGAGTAGAAAAAGGGACGGCCATCACTGCACCTCCTtctcagagaggagaaaagggaacaAAAAACCCACAAGACTTTCTCCGAGCGTAAAAC GGCCATTGGATCATTTGGTGTGTTCACATACAGACATGCCTTGCAAACTCTGGCTTGCTCTTTCAGTGTGGCTTTTGCTGCCAACTTCTGAAGCTGGAAGGCAGATGCCTAAACTCGCTGACAAGAAACTCTGCGCTGATGCTGAATGCAGCC ATCCTATCTTGATAGCTCGTGCACTGCAGGACTACTACCCTGGAGACTGCAGGTTCATCCCCATCAGACAGGGGCAGCTCATCTATGTCTATGCAATGCTGAAGGACAGAGGGAACCTCTTCTGGGCCGGCAGT GTGCAAGACTCCTATTACGGACAGCAGGAGGCTCGCATTGGCCACTTCCCCAGCAGCGTCGTGGAGGAGACGCACCCTCTCATGCCAGCCAGCACCGAAGTCAAGACTACT AAATGGGACTTCTACTGTTACTGA
- the bicdl2 gene encoding BICD family-like cargo adapter 2 isoform X3 — MFTRRKNSLPSPSLEDSFFPLSSSSSVSLSFALPSSSSSPGSSDSGGGIETDLILAAELGQALLEKSEELAASLEQRERELEALQQEKHVLQRKLEMNELTSGQREAELTADIAALRAEMERHHSQGRDRRRDEGEQLTQLANHNQRLVEQLAEAVTLEHSLRIELRSLREEMEESSFSRNINFTQLENIQAENRVLLERLSHMEAQLKASQEQSDRVRMERERLRDRLSELQTKLREKEAELQSQQEELESLREEVKPFRSSPGKPSYSSLESELATVRQEKDTLTQQLLNTIKHKVALSQELDAWQEDMRLVINQQVQQREEERQREKQRDRDNTVGLQRSKSLRVKGEGGKGFFSSFFKDK, encoded by the exons ATGTTCACCCGCAGGAAAAACAGTCTTCCGTCCCCGAGCCTGGAAGactccttcttccctctctcctcatcctcctcagtCTCACTCTCCTTTGCTCTCCCCtcgtcctcatcctctcctGGCAGCAGTGACAGCGGAGGAGGGATAGAGACAGATCTGATACTAGCTGCAGAGCTGGGACAGGCTTTACTGGAGAAGAGTGAGGAGCTGGCAGCCTCtctggagcagagggagagggagctggag GCTTTACAGCAGGAGAAGCATGTTCTTCAGAGGAAGCTGGAGATGAATGAACTGACATCtggacagagggaggcagagctGACTGCAGATATAGCTGCCTTGAGGGCTGAGATGGAGCGACATCACAGCCAGGGGCGCGACCGGCGAAGGGATGAGGGTGAACAGCTGACTCAGTTAGCCAATCATAACCAACGTTTGGTGGAGCAACTGGCAGAG GCTGTGACACTGGAGCACTCCTTGAGAATTGAGCTTCGTTCCCTCAGAGAAGAGATGGAAGAATCATCTTTCAGCCGAAATATCAACTTCACACAATTAGAGAACATACAAGCAGAG AACAGAGTTTTGCTGGAGCGGCTGTCGCACATGGAGGCACAACTGAAAGCTTCACAGGAGCAGAGCGACAGAGTCCgcatggagagggagagactgagagacagactgtcaGAGCTCCAAACGAAACTTAGAGAGAAAGAAGCCGAG CTGCAATCTCAACAAGAAGAGCTGGAGTCTTTGAGGGAGGAAGTCAAGCCATTTAGAAGCAGTCCTGGAAAGCCAAGCTACAG CTCCTTAGAGAGTGAACTGGCCACAGTGCGTCAGGAGAAAGATACACTAACTCAGCAGCTTCTCAACACCATCAAACACAAGGTGGCCCTGTCTCAAGAGCTGGATGCCTGGCAG GAGGACATGCGGTTGGTGATCAATCAACAGGTGCagcaaagggaggaggagagacagagggaaaaacagcgagacagagacaacaCAGTAGGACTCCAAAGAAGCAAGTCTTTGAGAGtaaagggagaaggagggaaaggattcttctcttcttttttcaaAGACAAATGA
- the LOC139295504 gene encoding mitochondrial import receptor subunit TOM40B encodes MGSVLALSSGPGHQNWPFSTDPTPSRWNAHPAHWDSPPRWERRDGRLPNPGSFHSLHRSCKDVFPQQIEGVKMILNKTLSSFFKVSHALHLSAVSPSYYRFHVEHLQSDDYSKDKDAPALIGEMDSSGSLNAHALLHLTERVRARTVFQTQQSQFVTWQFETEYRGNDFTAAVTVANPDVLRESVILVAHFLQSVSSGLVLGGELVYHRGRAEEGGILTLAGQYSRPNWVATLNAGKGGAHASYYHRANKQIQVGVEFEASTRTQETTTSFGYQMELPEANMVFRGMINSRCIIGGVLEKRLNPLPATLIMGAFVNHRGDKLQVGLGVNVG; translated from the exons ATGGGCAGCGTTCTGGCTTTGTCTTCCGGTCCAGGCCATCAGAACTGGCCTTTCTCCACGGACCCCACTCCTTCTCGCTGGAACGCTCATCCTGCACACTGGGACAGTCCACCACgctgggagaggagagatggcCGCCTACCCAACCCTGGCAGCTTTCACTCCCTCCACAGGAGCTGCAAAG ATGTGTTTCCTCAACAGATTGAGGGAGTCAAGATGATCCTCAATAAAACTCTGAGCAGCTTCTTCAAG GTCAGTCATGCGCTCCACCTCAGTGCTGTCAGTCCTTCGTACTATCGATTCCACGTGGAGCATCTGCAGTCTGACGATTACAGCAAGGACAAG GATGCCCCAGCATTGATTGGTGAGATGGACTCTTCAGGCAGTCTGAACGCTCACGCTCTACTGCATCTCACTGAGCGCGTACGAGCCAGAACAGTGTTCCAG ACCCAGCAGTCCCAGTTTGTAACATGGCAGTTTGAAACTGAGTACAGAGGGAACGACTTCACCGCTGCTGTGACAGTAGCCAACCCAGACGTCCTCAGAGAGTCAG TTATCCTTGTGGCACACTTCCTGCAGAGTGTGTCTTCTGGGCTGGTGTTGGGAGGAGAACTGGTCTACCATcggggcagagcagaggaaggaggaattCTTACTTTAGCTGGACAGTACTCAA GGCCAAACTGGGTGGCGACACTGAATGCTGGTAAAGGAGGTGCCCATGCTAGTTACTATCACAGAGCCAACAAACAG ATCCAAGTTGGGGTAGAGTTTGAAGCCAGCACCAGGACGCAGGAGACCACAACTTCATTTGGGTACCAGATGGAACTCCCAGAGGCCAACATGGTCTTTCGAG gtATGATAAACAGTCGATGCATAATAGGAGGCGTGTTGGAGAAGCGTCTGAACCCGCTCCCTGCCACCCTGATCATGGGTGCCTTTGTAAATCACAGAGGTGACAAGCTGCAAGTGGGTCTAGGCGTCAACGTGGGATAA
- the alg9 gene encoding alpha-1,2-mannosyltransferase ALG9, whose translation MAAKALRQRTRRGSRQDPNNVNIPPEARPPKEEKGSDDSKITETRQESISRGGQVWAPEGSTAFKCLLSARFCAALLSNISDCDETFNYWEPMHYLLYGTGMQTWEYSPLYAIRSYTYLWLHALPACLHAHVLQTNKVLVFYFVRCVLAFSCCVCELYFYKAVCKKFGLHVGRLMLAFLVLSTGMFCSSAAFLPSSFCMYTTLVAMTGWFQDSTPLAIMGVAAGAIVGWPFSALIGIPIAFDLLVIKREWKSFITWSAVALLLLLVPLVAVDSFFYGKLVIAPLNILLYNVFTPHGPDLYGTEPWHFYFANGILNFNLVFALALFSLPLTALMETLLHRFNVQNLGRPYWLTLSPMYLWMLVFFTRPHKEERFLFPIYPLICLSGAVALSSLQKCYHFLFQRYRLEHYTVSSNWLALSAVVVFTVLSLSRSVALFRGYHAPLDLYPEFHRIAKDPTLHSVPEGRPVSVCVGKEWYRFPSSFLLPHNWQLHFIQSDFKGQLPQPYSSGPLATQIIPANMNDQNLEEPTRYVDLRQCHYLVDLDTDEETPLEPRYSSSKEEWNIIAYKPFLQASRSSPLFRAFYIPFISDHHTTYRRYVILKPRRQKQLRKRTHG comes from the exons ATGGCGGCCAAGGCGCTGCGACAGCGAACCAGGCGAGGCAGCAGACAAGATCCAAACAACGTGAACATCCCCCCCGAAGCTCGGCCACCgaaagaggagaaaggcagTGATGACAGTAAAATCACAGAGACTCGGCAAGA ATCAATAAGTCGCGGAGGGCAGGTTTGGGCTCCAGAAGGTTCGACTGCATTTAAATGCCTACTTTCTGCACGTTTCTGTGCAGCTTTGCTCAGCAACATCTCAGACTGCGATGAGACCTTCAACTACTGGGAGCCT ATGCACTACCTGCTGTACGGCACAGGGATGCAAACATGGGAATACTCTCCACTGTACGCCATCAGGTCGTACACTTACTTATGGCTACATGCTCTTCCTGCTTGTTTGCATGCCCATGTTCTACAGACAAACAAG GTGTTGGTGTTCTACTTTGTTCGATGTGTCTTAGCATtctcctgctgtgtctgtgaACTCTATTTCTACAA ggCAGTTTGTAAGAAGTTTGGTTTGCATGTGGGCCGCCTGATGTTGGCATTCCTTGTCCTGAGCACAGGGATGTTCTGCTCGTCTGCAG CATTCTTGCCTTCCTCTTTCTGTATGTACACGACGCTGGTTGCCATGACGGGATGGTTTCAGGACTCAACACCGTTAGCCATTATGGGCGTGGCTGCCGGTGCCATCGTTGGATGGCCgttctctgctctgattgg gatTCCAATTGCCTTCGACCTGCTGGTGATAAAGAGGGAGTGGAAAAGTTTTATCACCTGGTCAGCTGttgctctgcttctgctgctg GTACCCCTAGTGGCAGTGGACTCTTTCTTTTATGGCAAACTGGTCATTGCTCCACTCAATATTCTGCTGTATAATGTCTTCACACCACACGGACCCGATCTGTATG gtACAGAGCCGTGGCATTTCTACTTTGCTAATGGGATCCTGAACTTCAACCTGGTGTTTGCTCTGGCACTGTTTTCTCTGCCACTGACCGCTCTCATGGAGACACTGTTACACAGGTTCAATG tgcaGAACCTGGGCCGTCCATACTGGCTGACTCTGTCTCCCATGTATCTGTGGATGTTGGTTTTCTTCACCAGACCTCATAAAGAAGAGCGCTTTCTCTTTCCCATCTACCCTCTCATCTGCCTCAGCGGGGCAGTAGCCCTCTCCTCTCTACAG AAATGCTACCACTTCCTGTTCCAGCGATACCGACTGGAGCACTACACGGTCTCCTCCAACTGGTTGGCTCTAAGCGCAGTCGTGGTCTTCACTGTGCTGTCACTGTCTCGCTCTGTCGCGCTcttcagag GCTACCACGCCCCTCTGGACCTGTACCCAGAGTTCCATCGCATCGCCAAAGATCCGACTCTTCACTCAGTTCCTGAAGGCAGGCCtgttagcgtgtgtgtgggCAAAGAGTGGTACCGCTTTCCAAGCAGCTTCCTTCTACCACACAA CTGGCAACTGCACTTCATTCAGTCTGACTTTAAAGGGCAGCTGCCTCAGCCATACTCCTCTGGTCCTCTGGCCACACAGATCATCCCAGCTAATATGAACGACCAGAACCTGGAGGAGCCAACCAGATAT GTGGATTTACGGCAGTGCCACTACTTAGTAGACCTGGACACTGATGAAGAGACGCCACTTGAGCCACGTTATTCATCCAGCAAAGAGGAGTGGAACATCATTGCTTATAAGCCTTTCCTTCAAGCATCAAG gtcatCTCCTCTATTCAGAGCGTTCTACATCCCGTTTATATCAGACCATCACACCACCTACAGGCGCTACGTCATCTTGAAACCACGGCGGCAAAAGCAGCTGCGTAAGCGGACCCATGGCTGA